One Chanodichthys erythropterus isolate Z2021 chromosome 10, ASM2448905v1, whole genome shotgun sequence DNA segment encodes these proteins:
- the akt2l gene encoding v-akt murine thymoma viral oncogene homolog 2, like — translation MTEVSVVKEGWLHKRGEYIKTWRPRYFILKSDGSFTGYKEKPELTDQSSAPLNNFSVEECQLMKTERPRPNTFMIRCLQWTSVIERTFHVESSEEREEWMCAIQAVANGLQAREADEPMEFKCVSDISGLEDMEVSLAKSSSRVTMNDFDYLKLLGKGTFGKVILVREKASGMYYAMKILRKDVIIAKDEVAHTVTESRVLQNTRHPFLTTLKYAFQTHDRLCFVMEYANGGELFFHLSRERVFSEDRARFYGAEIVSALDYLHSQNVVYRDLKLENLMLDKDGHIKITDFGLCKEGITDEATMRTFCGTPEYLAPEVLEDNDYGRAVDWWGLGVVMYEMMCGRLPFYNQDHERLFELIVMEEIRFPRSLSPEAKALLTGLLRKDPKQRLGGGPDDARDVMMHKFFCCVHWEDVLQKKLVPPFKPQVTSETDTRYFDDEFTAQSITVTPPDKLSCRDVEDAGPCAHFPQFSYSASVRE, via the exons ATGACGGAGGTCAGCGTGGTGAAGGAGGGTTGGCTCCATAAACGAG gtgAGTACATAAAGACGTGGAGGCCGCGCTACTTCATCCTGAAGAGTGACGGATCCTTCACCGGATACAAGGAGAAACCGGAGCTGACGGATCAGAGCTCGGCGCCGCTCAATAACTTCTCTGTGGAAG AGTGTCAGCTGATGAAGACGGAGCGTCCGCGGCCGAACACCTTCATGATCCGCTGCCTGCAGTGGACGAGCGTCATCGAGCGCACCTTCCACGTGGAGAGCAGCGAGGAGAG GGAGGAGTGGATGTGTGCGATCCAGGCGGTGGCCAATGGGCTGCAGGCGCGTGAGGCGGACGAACCAATGGAGTTCAAGTGCGTCAGTGACATCAGCGGTCTGGAGGACATGGAGGTTTCTCTGGCCAAGTCCAGCTCCAGAGTG ACGATGAACGACTTCGATTACCTGAAGCTGCTGGGTAAAGGCACGTTTGGGAAGGTAATCCTGGTGCGAGAGAAAGCCTCTGGGATGTACTACGCCATGAAGATCCTGCGCAAGGACGTCATCATCGCGAAG gatGAAGTGGCTCATACAGTCACCGAGAGTCGAGTACTGCAGAACACCAGACACCCCTTCCTGACG ACCCTCAAATACGCCTTCCAGACTCACGACCGGCTGTGTTTCGTGATGGAGTACGCTAACGGTGGAGAG CTGTTCTTCCACCTGTCCCGCGAGCGCGTGTTCTCCGAGGACAGAGCCCGCTTCTACGGCGCTGAGATCGTCTCCGCTCTCGACTACCTGCACTCGCAGAACGTCGTCTACAGAGACCTGAAG CTGGAGAACCTCATGCTGGATAAAGACGGACACATTAAAATCACAGACTTCGGCCTTTGTAAGGAGGGCATCACCGATGAGGCCACCATGAGGACGTTCTGCGGCACCCCAGAATACCTTGCGCCGGAG GTGCTGGAGGACAACGATTACGGCCGCGCGGTGGACTGGTGGGGTCTGGGAGTGGTGATGTACGAGATGATGTGCGGACGGCTGCCCTTCTACAACCAGGACCACGAGCGGCTCTTCGAGCTCATCGTGATGGAGGAGATCCGCTTCCCCAGGAGCCTCTCGCCCGAAGCCAAAGCGCTGCTGACCGGCCTGCTGAGGAAAGACCCCAAACAGAG GCTCGGAGGCGGTCCTGATGATGCGAGAGACGTGATGATGCACAAGTTCTTCTGCTGTGTCCACTGGGAGGACGTTCTGCAGAAGAAG CTGGTGCCGCCCTTCAAACCGCAGGTGACGTCCGAGACGGACACGCGCTACTTTGACGACGAGTTCACGGCACAAAGCATCACTGTTACTCCTCCAGACAAGC TGAGCTGTCGGGACGTGGAGGACGCTGGGCCGTGTGCTCACTTCCCTCAGTTCTCTTACTCCGCCAGCGTACGAGAGTGA
- the vaspa gene encoding vasodilator stimulated phosphoprotein a: MYDDGSKRWLPAGSGAQAVSRIHIFQNPSNNSFRVVGRKQQADQQVVINCPLVRGIKYNQATPTFHQWRDARQVWGLNFGSKDDAALFASGMMHALDVLSGHADTGACPPSPRPPQNGPSAEELEQRRRQEQQERERQEQERMERERRASAAPAPPPVPPPAPASAAPPPPPGPPPAPGPPPPPPPPPPSGGGAPPPPPPPPSGGGGGGGGGGGGGDGGLAAALAAAKLRKVAKVSQTEIHPNIVVRKVERRLLRRAPAQEEEEEEEVAVEEVEEEVEED, translated from the exons ATGTACGATGACGGCAGTAAGCGCTGGTTACCGGCCGGTTCCGGCGCTCAGGCCGTCAGCCGGATCCACATCTTCCAGAACCCCAGTAACAACAGCTTCAGGGTGGTGGGACGCAAACAGCAGGCGGATCAACAG GTGGTCATTAACTGTCCTCTGGTCCGCGGGATCAAATACAACCAGGCGACTCCCACGTTTCACCAGTGGCGGGACGCGCGGCAGGTGTGGGGTCTGAACTTCGGCAGTAAGGACGACGCGGCTCTGTTCGCCAGCGGCATGATGCACGCGCTCGACGTGCTCAGCGGTCACGCGGACACGG GTGCGTGTCCTCCTTCTCCTCGACCGCCTCAGAACGGCCCGAGCGCTGAGGAGTTAGAGCAGAGGAGGAG GCAGGAGCAGCAAGAGCGAGAGAGACAGGAGCAGGAGCGAATGGAAAGAGAGAGACGGGCGTCTGCCGCTCCAGCCCCGCCCCCTGTTCCTCCTCCCGCTCCGGCCTCTGctgctcctcctcctccccctggACCTCCACCTGCTCCAGGACCCCCGCCGCCGCCCCCACCACCACCTCCTTCAGGAGGAGGAGCTCCGCCCCCACCACCGCCCCCGCCCTctggtggaggaggaggaggaggaggagggggaggaggaggagatgGAGGTCTGGCCGCAGCACTCGCCGCAGCTAAACTACGCAAAGTGGCCAAGGTCAGTCAGACTGAAATTCACCCGAATATTGTTGT GAGGAAAGTGGAGCGCCGGCTCCTGCGGCGAGCGCCAGcgcaggaggaggaggaggaggaggaggtagcagtggaggaggtggaggaggaggtggaggaggaCTGA
- the zgc:171929 gene encoding transcription factor Ovo-like 2, which yields MPRSFLVKRKQSACGGWQWKESDACLAPSAAVQTHSAGLESVSERIHKHTPASAALECRREDYGMERVQPSQSSLPLPLPPAALTSAPLNKVRESSGSSEFLCSVCHKAFPLQRMLTRHLKCHSLIKRHPCRYCGKGFNDTFDLKRHMRTHTGIRPYRCDLCEKAFTQRCSLESHLRKIHGVRQQYAYRQRRSKIFVCEDCGFTSSRPDEYFLHVRQTHPGSPALRRYYRKHLLENPSQHGIGPFMLYPAAAGLYM from the exons ATGCCGCGCTCGTTCCTGGTGAAGAGGAAGCAGTCGGCGTGCGGCGGATGGCAGTGGAAGGAGTCGGACGCCTGCCTCGCTCCAAGCGCAG CTGTACAGACACACAGTGCTGGTCTGGAATCAGTGTCTGAGCGCATCCATAAACACACACCTGCGTCGGCTGCTCTGGAGTGtcgcagagaggattatgggatgGAGAGAGTTCAGCCGTCTCAGAGTtcacttcctcttcctcttcctcctgcGGCGTTAACATCAGCCCCGCTGAACAAG GTGCGGGAATCCAGCGGCTCGTCCGAGTTCCTGTGTTCGGTGTGTCATAAAGCGTTTCCGCTGCAGCGCATGTTGACGCGTCACCTGAAGTGTCACAGTCTGATAAAGAGACACCCGTGCAGGTACTGCGGGAAGGGCTTCAACGACACCTTCGACCTGAAGAGACACATGAGAACACACACAG GTATCCGCCCGTACAGGTGTGATCTGTGTGAGAAGGCCTTCACTCAGCGCTGCTCTCTGGAGTCGCACCTGCGGAAGATCCACGGCGTGCGGCAGCAGTACGCGTACCGTCAGCGGCGCTCCAAGATCTTCGTGTGCGAGGACTGCGGCTTCACCTCCAGCCGGCCGGACGAGTACTTCCTCCACGTGAGGCAGACGCACCCGGGCAGCCCTGCCCTGCGCCGCTACTACCGCAAACACCTGCTGGAGAACCCGTCGCAGCACGGCATCGGCCCCTTCATGCTGTACCCCGCCGCCGCGGGACTCTACATGTGA